In Acidimicrobiia bacterium, one genomic interval encodes:
- a CDS encoding transcriptional regulator: protein MASPSSLEPPAKPNGDICAGLGERLRDIRMQKRWSLQDVEARSSDEFKASVLGAYERGERSISVSRLCRLAQLYDVPVSQLLPNEAAKGASVESDVIDLRDRIRRPAFSIDLAKVAAVSHSSKDALSRFVAMIQVERQDFNGRVLTVRRDDLRAIACILGLSPEETEAKLSTSPTLGTSR from the coding sequence ATGGCTTCACCATCTTCATTGGAACCACCCGCCAAACCAAACGGCGACATTTGTGCTGGCTTGGGTGAACGGCTGCGCGACATTCGGATGCAAAAGCGTTGGTCGCTTCAAGATGTGGAAGCCCGCTCGAGCGACGAGTTCAAAGCCTCGGTGCTAGGTGCTTACGAGCGTGGTGAGCGCTCCATTTCGGTGAGTCGACTCTGCCGATTGGCCCAGCTTTACGACGTCCCCGTTTCACAGTTATTGCCTAATGAGGCAGCCAAGGGCGCTTCGGTTGAGAGCGATGTCATCGATCTTCGTGATCGTATAAGGCGTCCTGCATTTTCAATCGATTTAGCAAAAGTCGCCGCCGTCAGTCACAGCAGCAAAGACGCACTGAGCCGTTTCGTCGCGATGATTCAAGTGGAACGCCAAGATTTCAACGGACGCGTGCTCACTGTGCGGCGTGACGACCTGCGGGCAATTGCATGCATCCTGGGCCTGTCGCCCGAAGAGACCGAGGCCAAGCTGTCAACTAGCCCAACCTTAGGTACCTCTCGTTAA
- a CDS encoding RsmE family RNA methyltransferase — protein sequence MEYSTPDGKGGPHVFVEDLENPLLDDADRHHLQRVLRLRAGDPLTVSDGHGRWVEARFGTALETTSEIHVSERLLPLAAVGFTPVKGDRPEWTVQKLTEIGVDRIIVLRSDRSVVRWEGERAEKALSRLRLVAREAAMQSRRCWLPTLEGICPALEVMAQPSVARAERGGGRPTVLPETIVVGPEGGWSEREVEALSVTVGLGDYVLRAETAALVAAVYLVGQR from the coding sequence ATGGAGTACTCCACACCTGATGGCAAGGGCGGGCCCCATGTCTTCGTGGAAGATCTGGAAAATCCGCTTCTCGACGATGCTGACCGACATCACTTGCAACGGGTATTGCGCCTAAGGGCCGGTGATCCGCTCACGGTGAGTGATGGGCACGGGCGTTGGGTCGAGGCTCGATTTGGCACCGCTTTAGAAACCACGAGCGAAATTCACGTGTCGGAACGCTTGCTGCCATTAGCGGCCGTTGGTTTCACGCCGGTTAAGGGCGATCGCCCCGAATGGACCGTTCAGAAGCTGACAGAGATCGGCGTGGATCGGATTATAGTGCTGCGCTCTGATCGTTCTGTGGTGCGGTGGGAAGGGGAGCGGGCCGAGAAGGCATTAAGCCGCTTACGCCTGGTGGCACGTGAGGCCGCCATGCAGTCACGACGCTGCTGGCTTCCAACGCTCGAGGGTATTTGCCCCGCTCTAGAGGTGATGGCACAACCATCTGTGGCGCGAGCTGAGCGTGGAGGTGGGAGGCCCACCGTGCTGCCAGAAACCATTGTGGTTGGTCCTGAGGGCGGTTGGAGTGAGCGGGAGGTAGAGGCGCTCTCGGTCACGGTTGGCTTAGGTGACTACGTCTTGAGGGCGGAAACGGCGGCGCTGGTGGCGGCGGTCTATCTGGTCGGCCAACGTTAA
- the dnaJ gene encoding molecular chaperone DnaJ, producing the protein MSDFYELLGVSRGATAEEIKKAYRRKAREYHPDANPDNPDAEAKFKEIAKAYEVLSDPAQRSQYDQFGEAGLGGMGGSPFDAAGGFGDIFDAFFGGGGPFGNGGRTGRPSGPSRGPDLEVVTTIDLRDAIFGTQADVSVRTAVACNTCEATGAKPGTEATTCATCGGSGHVRQVRQSILGQVVTAGPCATCNATGVIIPEPCETCGGEGRVVEDKTFTVDIPAGVDTGSTLRLSGRGAVGVRGGGAGDLYVHLEVRPDPRFVRVGRDLEHDLLISMPQAALGARIPIDTFDGEEEVVVSPGTPSGHVFRLRGHGVPTVDGRSRGDILVKIGISIPKKLNDKQEELLRAFATEMGDNVASPDEGFFAKIKSAFK; encoded by the coding sequence ATGTCAGATTTTTATGAGTTGTTGGGCGTAAGCCGTGGGGCGACCGCCGAAGAAATAAAGAAGGCTTATCGGCGTAAAGCACGCGAATACCATCCCGACGCCAACCCTGACAACCCCGATGCTGAAGCCAAGTTCAAAGAAATAGCCAAAGCCTATGAGGTGCTTTCTGATCCGGCGCAGCGCAGCCAATACGACCAATTTGGTGAGGCTGGCTTAGGCGGTATGGGCGGTTCACCCTTCGATGCGGCCGGAGGCTTCGGAGATATTTTCGATGCCTTCTTTGGTGGTGGCGGTCCCTTTGGCAACGGTGGTCGTACGGGGCGTCCAAGTGGCCCGAGCCGTGGTCCCGATTTAGAAGTGGTAACCACCATCGACCTGCGCGACGCGATATTTGGCACCCAAGCTGATGTCAGTGTACGAACGGCAGTGGCCTGCAACACTTGCGAAGCTACGGGGGCTAAGCCCGGTACCGAGGCCACCACCTGTGCGACCTGTGGTGGATCTGGTCACGTACGCCAAGTTCGACAATCAATCCTGGGTCAAGTGGTAACCGCCGGACCTTGTGCCACCTGTAACGCCACCGGGGTTATCATCCCCGAGCCGTGCGAAACCTGCGGTGGGGAAGGACGCGTGGTTGAAGACAAAACCTTCACTGTCGATATCCCTGCTGGGGTCGATACGGGTTCGACGCTTCGCCTGAGTGGTCGCGGTGCAGTTGGAGTCCGAGGTGGTGGCGCGGGCGACTTGTACGTTCATCTAGAAGTTCGCCCTGATCCACGCTTTGTTCGTGTTGGGCGCGACTTGGAACACGATTTGTTAATCAGCATGCCCCAAGCGGCCTTAGGGGCTCGTATCCCCATCGACACCTTCGATGGGGAAGAAGAAGTAGTGGTTTCTCCGGGAACACCAAGTGGCCACGTCTTTCGGTTGAGAGGCCATGGTGTGCCTACGGTTGATGGCCGTAGTAGGGGAGATATTTTAGTGAAGATCGGGATTTCGATTCCCAAGAAACTAAACGACAAACAAGAAGAGCTGCTGAGGGCCTTTGCTACTGAAATGGGCGACAACGTGGCCTCACCGGACGAAGGTTTTTTCGCCAAAATTAAGTCGGCGTTCAAGTAG
- the hrcA gene encoding heat-inducible transcriptional repressor HrcA: MLDDRKASILRAVVEEYIRTASPVGSSLVAASPAVAVSSATVRNEMSVLESEGYLVQPHTSAGRIPTEKGYRFFVDHLPASRPLEHAQNDQIQNFFNRTHGELEAMLADTSRLLSAITKQAAVVVAPPAEVASLLSVQLVALSGRTVLVVGVLSSGAVHKSSFETFTDVDDETLSAASTLLNQELVGSSISALPGIASTGDGELDSVLEAALGGLRSEPSESDAVYVGGTSLMVDGFQAVETIRQVLTILEQQIVVVTLLRDVIDRGLTVAIGSETGVEPLAECSLVVAPYEVDGEDVGTIGVLGPTRMNYPQALAAVAVVSQRLSHRLSEG, translated from the coding sequence ATGTTGGATGATCGCAAGGCCTCGATCCTCCGTGCCGTAGTGGAAGAGTACATTCGCACCGCTTCACCCGTAGGCTCCAGCTTGGTGGCCGCTAGTCCAGCGGTGGCAGTTTCTTCGGCCACGGTAAGAAATGAAATGTCAGTTTTGGAATCCGAAGGGTACCTGGTGCAACCTCATACCAGCGCCGGACGCATTCCCACTGAAAAGGGCTACCGTTTCTTTGTTGATCACCTGCCTGCCTCACGGCCCTTAGAGCACGCCCAAAACGATCAGATTCAGAACTTTTTTAACCGGACTCACGGCGAGCTAGAGGCGATGTTGGCTGATACCAGCCGCCTTTTGTCAGCCATCACCAAACAAGCAGCGGTCGTGGTGGCCCCACCCGCTGAAGTGGCGAGCCTGCTTTCGGTGCAATTAGTGGCACTGAGCGGGCGCACCGTGTTGGTCGTTGGCGTTCTATCCAGTGGGGCCGTGCACAAGTCAAGTTTTGAAACGTTCACCGATGTTGACGATGAGACTCTCAGCGCAGCTTCTACATTGTTGAACCAAGAGTTGGTTGGATCATCAATTTCAGCTTTGCCTGGCATCGCCAGCACCGGCGATGGAGAGCTCGACTCGGTGCTGGAGGCCGCTCTAGGTGGCCTTAGAAGCGAGCCAAGTGAGTCCGATGCGGTCTATGTCGGTGGTACGTCTCTTATGGTTGACGGTTTTCAGGCCGTAGAGACAATTCGGCAGGTTCTCACCATTCTCGAACAACAAATAGTGGTGGTGACGTTGCTACGAGACGTGATCGATCGTGGGCTCACGGTAGCTATTGGTTCCGAAACTGGAGTCGAGCCTTTGGCCGAATGTTCCTTGGTCGTGGCACCCTATGAAGTAGATGGCGAAGACGTAGGTACCATTGGCGTGCTTGGTCCGACCCGCATGAATTATCCGCAGGCACTGGCCGCCGTGGCCGTGGTAAGCCAACGTTTGAGTCACCGCCTGAGTGAGGGCTGA
- the lepA gene encoding translation elongation factor 4, producing the protein MDLSRIRNVSIIAHIDHGKSTLADRILEVCGAVDAREMREQYLDSMDLERERGITIKLQSVRLDYEGNVINLIDTPGHVDFGYEVSRSLAACEGVILLVDASQGIEAQTLANCYLALENNLTIVAALNKIDLPAADPDLYAQEIEQVLGIPADEVLRISAKTGEGVQELLDAVVERIPAPQGTADAPLQALIFDSFFDQYRGVISSVRVMDGELQTESKIRFMQAGSTHEATEVGVRTPANTPVKKLGPGEVGYLVAGIKDVGEARSGETVTTANKPAEVALEGYREPKPMVFCGLYPVEGDDFSDLREALEKLRLNDSSFTYVPETSGALGFGFRCGFLGLLHMEIVRERLEREFDLALIATAPSVEYQVHKTGGDVLEIDNPSELPSMGEIEGIDEPYLKISILTPTNYTGAVMELCQQKRGSMTNMEYLSPERVELSYEMPLAEMVMDFFDQLKSRTQGYASLDYEPIGYRRSKLSRVDILLQGSPVDAFSMIVHHDFAYDYGRKMCDKLKELIPRQQFDVPIQAAIGGKIIARQTVKAYRKDVTEKLYGGDITRKNKLLQKQKAGKKRMKSIGRVDIPQEAFISALKLSE; encoded by the coding sequence ATGGATCTCTCACGTATTCGTAACGTCTCGATTATCGCTCACATTGACCACGGAAAATCTACCCTCGCCGACCGTATTCTTGAAGTTTGTGGCGCTGTTGATGCTCGTGAAATGCGTGAACAATACCTCGACTCGATGGACTTGGAGCGTGAGCGCGGCATCACCATTAAGTTGCAAAGCGTTCGGCTCGACTATGAGGGCAACGTAATCAATCTGATTGATACGCCCGGTCACGTCGACTTCGGTTACGAAGTTTCGCGTTCGCTGGCTGCCTGTGAAGGCGTAATCCTGCTGGTCGATGCCTCACAGGGCATCGAGGCTCAGACGCTGGCCAACTGCTATTTGGCGCTGGAAAACAATCTAACCATCGTGGCTGCGCTCAATAAGATTGACTTGCCAGCCGCTGATCCCGATCTCTACGCCCAAGAAATTGAACAGGTGCTGGGAATTCCAGCCGACGAAGTACTACGTATAAGCGCCAAAACCGGTGAAGGTGTGCAGGAGCTGTTGGATGCCGTGGTCGAGCGAATCCCGGCACCACAAGGTACAGCCGATGCTCCTTTACAGGCCCTAATTTTCGACTCCTTTTTCGACCAGTATCGAGGTGTGATCTCCTCAGTTCGGGTAATGGATGGCGAATTGCAGACCGAATCCAAGATTCGCTTCATGCAAGCCGGAAGTACCCATGAGGCCACCGAGGTTGGCGTTCGAACCCCCGCCAACACTCCGGTGAAGAAGCTTGGACCAGGCGAAGTGGGCTATCTGGTTGCAGGTATTAAAGATGTGGGCGAAGCCCGTTCTGGTGAAACGGTGACCACCGCCAATAAACCAGCGGAAGTGGCGTTGGAAGGTTACCGCGAACCGAAGCCGATGGTGTTTTGTGGGCTTTATCCGGTGGAGGGCGACGATTTCAGTGACCTGCGAGAAGCGCTCGAAAAGCTTCGTTTGAATGATTCGAGCTTCACCTACGTGCCTGAAACTTCGGGGGCACTGGGTTTTGGCTTTCGGTGCGGTTTCTTAGGTCTCTTGCACATGGAAATTGTGCGAGAACGTCTGGAGCGAGAATTCGACTTAGCGTTGATTGCTACTGCTCCCTCCGTGGAATATCAGGTTCACAAGACCGGTGGTGACGTTCTTGAGATTGACAACCCGAGCGAGCTTCCGAGCATGGGCGAAATTGAAGGCATCGACGAGCCGTATCTGAAGATCTCGATTCTGACACCCACCAACTACACCGGCGCCGTAATGGAACTTTGCCAACAAAAACGTGGCTCGATGACCAACATGGAGTACCTCTCGCCCGAGCGTGTTGAGCTTTCCTACGAAATGCCGTTAGCGGAGATGGTGATGGACTTCTTCGATCAATTGAAGAGCCGCACCCAAGGCTACGCGAGCTTAGATTACGAACCGATCGGATATCGCCGTTCAAAGTTGTCGCGGGTTGACATTTTGCTGCAAGGGAGTCCGGTTGATGCTTTCAGCATGATTGTTCACCACGACTTTGCCTACGACTACGGCCGTAAAATGTGTGACAAGCTGAAGGAATTAATTCCTCGACAACAATTTGATGTGCCTATTCAAGCGGCCATTGGCGGCAAAATTATTGCTCGCCAAACCGTGAAGGCCTACCGCAAAGACGTGACCGAAAAGCTTTACGGCGGTGACATCACCCGTAAGAACAAGCTGCTCCAGAAGCAAAAGGCCGGTAAAAAGCGGATGAAAAGCATTGGCCGTGTGGATATTCCCCAAGAGGCGTTTATTTCTGCGCTCAAGTTGTCTGAATAA
- the rpsT gene encoding 30S ribosomal protein S20 — translation MANIESQKKRNRQNIKRQARNRALRSELRTRIKRVEIAAAAGDPETPQLLSGAIKRIDQGTAKNIMHRNAANRTKSRLTKRVNSLYAAAKAE, via the coding sequence GTGGCGAACATCGAGAGTCAAAAAAAGCGTAACCGTCAGAACATCAAGCGCCAGGCACGTAACCGCGCATTGCGTTCCGAGCTACGTACCCGCATCAAGCGTGTAGAAATTGCGGCTGCCGCTGGCGACCCGGAAACTCCGCAATTGCTTAGCGGTGCTATCAAGCGTATCGACCAAGGCACTGCGAAAAACATCATGCATCGCAACGCCGCCAACCGCACCAAGTCTCGCCTCACCAAGCGAGTAAACAGTCTTTACGCAGCTGCCAAGGCCGAATAG
- the holA gene encoding DNA polymerase III subunit delta, whose protein sequence is MASNVYVIKGDDEILIGEELRRVLDSLPSEADGSRWVEEINEDDYLAGEEPTLAPVVSAALTPPMFSQHRVVVARHLARFTTAPSVLPLVEYLADPLPSTILVLVWEKGPKYSGRGTLPKSLSQALKSTGAQIVDSALPTAAKGRQGWLNDQLATHNIKLDSAAKALLFEHLGEDLNRLGATLNTLEGSYGPGSAIGVDELRPFVGAAGGVPPWELTDAISNGDIAAAISTLGRMMGAGERHALQIMATLHRHIGGLMALDGASVRSRDEAAKLLGMAPYPAEKLMKLARSTGSERARQQLLLLAEADLDLRGASEWPDELILEVLVARLARLSARR, encoded by the coding sequence ATGGCTAGCAACGTCTATGTCATTAAAGGTGACGATGAGATACTCATTGGTGAAGAGCTGCGCCGCGTACTTGATTCCCTTCCGAGTGAAGCTGATGGCAGCCGGTGGGTTGAGGAAATTAACGAAGATGACTATCTAGCGGGCGAGGAACCTACGCTGGCACCGGTCGTTAGCGCGGCCTTAACTCCACCCATGTTTTCCCAGCATCGTGTGGTAGTTGCGCGCCACCTGGCCCGATTCACTACAGCGCCATCGGTACTGCCACTCGTTGAATATCTGGCTGATCCGCTGCCTTCAACTATTTTGGTCTTGGTTTGGGAAAAAGGCCCCAAATACAGCGGTCGCGGCACCCTACCGAAGAGTCTTTCACAAGCCCTTAAATCTACCGGGGCCCAAATCGTCGATTCCGCATTACCAACCGCTGCCAAGGGACGCCAAGGCTGGCTAAATGATCAACTAGCCACTCACAACATCAAGCTCGACTCGGCGGCCAAGGCCTTGCTATTTGAGCATTTAGGCGAAGACCTCAACCGGTTGGGTGCCACACTCAATACCCTCGAAGGCTCATATGGTCCTGGGTCTGCCATTGGCGTAGACGAACTTCGTCCGTTTGTGGGTGCTGCTGGTGGAGTGCCGCCGTGGGAGTTAACCGACGCCATATCAAACGGCGATATTGCAGCCGCCATTAGCACGTTGGGTCGCATGATGGGGGCTGGTGAACGCCACGCCCTGCAAATCATGGCGACGTTGCATCGTCACATTGGTGGCCTAATGGCCCTCGACGGAGCCTCGGTGCGGTCTCGAGACGAGGCTGCCAAGCTTCTTGGCATGGCACCATATCCAGCTGAAAAATTGATGAAGCTCGCCCGGAGCACTGGCTCGGAGCGAGCTCGTCAACAACTCTTGTTGCTAGCGGAGGCCGACTTAGACCTTCGGGGCGCTAGCGAATGGCCCGATGAGCTAATACTAGAAGTCTTGGTAGCTCGCCTGGCCCGCCTAAGTGCCCGACGTTAA
- the folP gene encoding dihydropteroate synthase — translation MELWLGDSRFDITHHAVVMGILNRTPDSFYDKGAYWNFDAFLAKAETLVNDGAHFLDVGGVKAGPGEEVGEAEELERVIPAIEALHQRFDIPLSVDTWRANVIAEAISAGAVVGNDISGFSDPKYLEVCAAGNASVVATHIRLAPRVADPNPTYNNVVADVHDYLAKRAAAALEAGIPPQRIMLDAGLDLGKNERQSLELLRNTSSLADLGHPVFLSASNKRFLSVLLNKPVTEVAAGTQAAHVLGIMQGARILRAHDVKASRRAADVSAAMLAALMAG, via the coding sequence ATGGAGCTTTGGCTGGGCGACTCCCGCTTTGACATTACTCACCACGCTGTTGTCATGGGCATCCTCAACCGAACACCCGACTCGTTCTACGACAAGGGTGCCTATTGGAACTTTGATGCTTTCTTGGCCAAAGCCGAAACGCTGGTCAATGATGGTGCCCATTTCCTAGATGTCGGTGGCGTGAAGGCCGGACCAGGCGAGGAAGTGGGTGAGGCCGAGGAGTTAGAACGTGTGATTCCGGCCATCGAAGCATTGCACCAACGCTTCGATATTCCGCTGTCGGTCGATACATGGCGCGCCAACGTAATCGCCGAGGCCATTTCAGCTGGCGCGGTGGTCGGCAACGATATTTCTGGATTCTCTGACCCCAAATATTTGGAGGTTTGCGCCGCTGGTAACGCCTCGGTGGTCGCCACACACATTCGCTTGGCACCGCGAGTTGCCGACCCAAACCCTACCTACAACAACGTGGTCGCCGATGTACATGACTATCTGGCCAAACGCGCCGCAGCCGCGCTCGAGGCCGGAATCCCACCACAACGCATCATGCTTGATGCGGGCTTAGATCTAGGCAAGAACGAACGTCAATCGTTAGAGCTGCTGAGAAATACCAGCTCGCTCGCTGATTTAGGCCATCCGGTTTTCCTCTCCGCTTCCAACAAGCGTTTCCTGTCGGTGCTTCTGAACAAGCCAGTCACCGAGGTCGCAGCTGGTACTCAGGCGGCGCATGTGTTGGGCATCATGCAAGGCGCACGCATTCTTCGAGCCCACGACGTGAAAGCCAGCCGAAGGGCCGCTGATGTCTCGGCGGCTATGTTAGCGGCACTGATGGCCGGCTAA